The stretch of DNA GGAAGGCCTGGCCGATCAGCGAACCTTCCCGGCTGACCACCCTCCCCCTGACCCCGGTCTTGCCGCCGAAGGCGATGAAGCCCTTGACGTCCGAGACCGCGTAACGGCCATTGGGCTGCGGGCAGGTCATGCGCTGCAGCTTGACGTAGACCTTCTCGCTCGAGAGGTCGCCGCGCGCCGCGCCGTTGACCAGGCATCCGGCGATATTGGTCGTGAGCAGCCGCCCGTTGTCGTAGACCGAGCGCGCAGGGCCGGTGATGCGCAGCACGACCGGCAGGGGATCGGTCTGACTCTGGACGCCGGCGGCCGCATCGACCCCGACTATGACCTTGGCGACCGCGATCGAGTTCGGCGGCAGGTAATTGGCGCTGTCGGTGAAGACAGTGTTGCCCTTGGGGACCGGGCTTCCGGTTCCGCTTGCGCCCTCGTTGAACGAGACCAGGCTGACCTCGCTCCCGCGCCCTGCCGGGAGTCCCGCCGCGGCCATTGCGGCTTGCCCGGCAGGCGTGCTGGGCGCGGTCTGGTAGCTCGGTGGGCTGGTCCGCCCGTAAAGCGCGTTGGGTCCGACCGGTGTCGCGCCGGCACCCATGACCGGCGACTGGCGCGCGGCTGCGAGCGCTGCCTTCAACTGCTCATTCTCGTTCTGGTAGGCGGAAAGCACCCGCTCGGTGTCGGGAGATATCCCGCCGCCTGACGTGCTCTGCGCTGCCTGACCCTGGGCCAGCTGCGCTTCCAACTGGTCGGCCCGCTGCGCACGGGCAGCGAGCGCGCGCATGTTGGTGTCCATCGACATCATCTGCGCCTCGGACTGGGCACGCCACTCCTTCTCGGCCATGTTCTTGTTGACCATCTCGTCGACCGAGACGTCGGCGACCTGCCGCTTGACGCTGGCGTCGCTGCTCTTGTGATCGCCGGCGAAGATCCACGAGGAGCCGATGACAAGCGCGGCAAGACCGCCAGCGCCGAGCAGCAGCATCTGCTTCTTCCTGACCGCCTCATTGGCCACGATTGCATCGCCGAGCGGCGAGGCGTCACCACTTCCAGGGTGGGTTGCGGGACCGTCGAGCGCCTTGGGGCCTTTGCGGAACGGGTTCTTCCAGTCCATCACTGGCCTCCATTCGATTGGATGAGGTAGACAGCGGCCGCCTGGCCGGGCGCGAGCTCGCTCACCGGGGTCATGAAGGCGACGCTGCCGCGCGCGGCGAGCAGGTTCTCATCGAGAGTGAGCGGCTTTGCGCCGGTGTTGCGGACCTTGAGGATCAGTCCCTTGAGGTCAGCGCCGCGGTATTCGCCGACCTGCTGGACCTCGAGCTTGCCGACCGCGACCGGCTCGAGCACGCTTTGCCTGATCTCGAAGCCTTCGATGGTCTCGCTGCGATACATGGCTTGCGCGAGGCGCACGGCGGCATCCTCGGGCGAAGAGCGCACTTCCCAATCGCGCGCGGCCTCGGTCTTGATCGCCGTGTTGGTGACGAAGACCTGCTCGGCGTCGTTGCCGCGGACCTGGCAGAGGAACTTGTAGACGTAGCCCTTTCGGGTCGTGCCGAAGAACGAGAGGTTGGGCTTGGTGAAGCCATCGGGCACCGAAATGTAGATGTCCCCGCGCACGGGCTCGTTGACGATCTTGAAGTCCTCGGCCGGGTTGCCGGTGCTGATCTTCGAGACCGAGGCGAACTGGTCTCCCGCAAGGCTGATCCGGGTGAGGTCCTTCGCCGAGGCGACACAGGCGACCGTACCATTGTCAGCAGCGGGAATGCTCTGGTCGGCCATGGCGGGTGCGGCAAGGCACAGCGCACCGAAGCAGATGAGCGCGGCGCCAACCGGGCGGCCATTGATTGCATAGGGCCGTCCGGCGAGCACGCTGCCCACCCCGATCGCGCCCCAACCCAGTTCGGCCATCACGCCTCTCCCCCGTCGCTATTGTCTGATTGCGCGCTGCCCGCGCCCTTGGCGTCGATGACCTTGCCCGACGGATCCTTGGTCACGCGCCCGAACCCGGCGAGCTTGAGGCTGACGCCCGAGTAGCTCCACACGTAGCGGAAGGTCCGGGCTTCGGAGGTCACCTCCTTGGAGCCGACCACCGTGTGCAGCACGCCGTTGACCTCGCTGGTCAGTGCCTCGGGATCGACAGAGAGGTTCTCGATCGTGAAGAACTGCGAGACATTCGAGCCGTTCTGCTCGTTGAAGATCTTCATCAGTTCGGCCTTCATCCGGCCGTGGGTTCTGGGATCGGTGATCGCCAGGATCGAATCCATCCAGTACTGCAGGTTGGACGGCGAGCGGTTGAGTGTCAGCAGCGCGGCATCGCGCGTGACGAGCTCAAGGTAATCCTTGTCGATGTGGCTCGAGGACAGCGTCAGCGGCTTCGCCAGCACCGGCTGCAGCACCACTTCGCGGTCGCGGTGCGCGGCGGTGAACGTCAACACCACGCTCAGGGCAAACAGCCCGGTCGCGGTGATCGCGAGGAGGTTGCGCTGCTTTAAGAGCCGCTGCGCCTGGCCGTGAGAAATCGAGAGGTCCATGTCGGTGCCGTCCTCAGCCCGCCATCAGGCGAAGATGGGAGGGCGGCGTCGCTCTCAGCCCCATAAAGGCACCCGGCAGGTACCAGTAGGCCGAATGAATGATCCACGAGACGGCTCG from Novosphingobium aromaticivorans DSM 12444 encodes:
- a CDS encoding TraB/VirB10 family protein, translated to MDWKNPFRKGPKALDGPATHPGSGDASPLGDAIVANEAVRKKQMLLLGAGGLAALVIGSSWIFAGDHKSSDASVKRQVADVSVDEMVNKNMAEKEWRAQSEAQMMSMDTNMRALAARAQRADQLEAQLAQGQAAQSTSGGGISPDTERVLSAYQNENEQLKAALAAARQSPVMGAGATPVGPNALYGRTSPPSYQTAPSTPAGQAAMAAAGLPAGRGSEVSLVSFNEGASGTGSPVPKGNTVFTDSANYLPPNSIAVAKVIVGVDAAAGVQSQTDPLPVVLRITGPARSVYDNGRLLTTNIAGCLVNGAARGDLSSEKVYVKLQRMTCPQPNGRYAVSDVKGFIAFGGKTGVRGRVVSREGSLIGQAFLAGLAGGFGRGFAANTNSTLTGTNVNVNGQRQKLGTGDILEGGLGEGIATSGDMVSKYLIERAEQYQPVIEMPTGIDVEIVFLEGVFING
- a CDS encoding type-F conjugative transfer system secretin TraK, with the protein product MAELGWGAIGVGSVLAGRPYAINGRPVGAALICFGALCLAAPAMADQSIPAADNGTVACVASAKDLTRISLAGDQFASVSKISTGNPAEDFKIVNEPVRGDIYISVPDGFTKPNLSFFGTTRKGYVYKFLCQVRGNDAEQVFVTNTAIKTEAARDWEVRSSPEDAAVRLAQAMYRSETIEGFEIRQSVLEPVAVGKLEVQQVGEYRGADLKGLILKVRNTGAKPLTLDENLLAARGSVAFMTPVSELAPGQAAAVYLIQSNGGQ
- a CDS encoding type IV conjugative transfer system protein TraE, with product MDLSISHGQAQRLLKQRNLLAITATGLFALSVVLTFTAAHRDREVVLQPVLAKPLTLSSSHIDKDYLELVTRDAALLTLNRSPSNLQYWMDSILAITDPRTHGRMKAELMKIFNEQNGSNVSQFFTIENLSVDPEALTSEVNGVLHTVVGSKEVTSEARTFRYVWSYSGVSLKLAGFGRVTKDPSGKVIDAKGAGSAQSDNSDGGEA